A genome region from Sphingobacteriaceae bacterium GW460-11-11-14-LB5 includes the following:
- a CDS encoding GNAT family N-acetyltransferase yields MNTQIYLRPLELKDADVSYKWRNDPEVWSYTKFVLKDPITAEIEKQWLLNKLNLANEKRFAICVKNTNEYIGNIQLLDIDNESAEFHLFIGEKKYWGKGIGYNASLMLLKYAFYNLNLKHIFLEVHSDNLAAYSIYKKVGFQRVSQQEDFIKMVINSSVLLAAN; encoded by the coding sequence ATGAATACTCAAATTTATTTAAGGCCATTAGAATTAAAGGATGCTGATGTGTCTTACAAGTGGAGAAACGATCCTGAAGTATGGTCGTATACCAAATTTGTGTTAAAAGATCCCATCACAGCCGAAATCGAAAAACAATGGTTGTTAAATAAACTCAATCTGGCTAATGAAAAACGTTTTGCCATCTGCGTAAAAAACACGAATGAATATATTGGCAATATTCAGCTGCTTGATATCGACAACGAAAGTGCAGAATTTCACCTCTTTATTGGGGAAAAGAAATACTGGGGAAAGGGGATAGGTTATAATGCCTCTTTAATGTTATTAAAATATGCTTTTTATAACCTTAATCTTAAACACATCTTTTTAGAAGTACATTCAGATAACCTTGCTGCTTATTCCATTTATAAAAAAGTAGGCTTTCAACGCGTTTCGCAACAAGAGGATTTTATTAAAATGGTAATTAACTCTTCTGTTTTACTTGCTGCAAATTGA
- a CDS encoding GNAT family N-acetyltransferase, whose product MRKIITIDDKQEWSAYVKRALHYDFYHTWYYHSLDKSGLPMLFVYEEGENYIAFPLLKRNIPGSDFFDFTSVYGYTGPISNMDFNALDDTFMENFKSTFIAFLETGQNVTVFSRLHPFFNQERLMEKFSGVHANGKTVAIDLTTTIESQRAGYRKSVKEKIRRLRKRDYEVRISTDINDASIFSEIYTENMIRIGAKDHYLFNNAYFVALLSSDEFDSKLFLVYKDGIAISGAIVVCTKEIMQVHLLATRTTYLFESPAKLLTDEITVIGRQLGYKYFNLGGGVNFKEDNLFGWKMGFSNLCFEFNSWRYIANNELYHTLLNERSLDPFSNIDFFPLYRSPVIAS is encoded by the coding sequence ATGAGAAAAATAATTACAATTGATGATAAACAAGAATGGTCTGCATATGTAAAGCGCGCTTTGCATTACGATTTTTATCACACCTGGTATTACCATTCACTAGATAAAAGTGGTTTACCCATGTTGTTTGTGTATGAGGAAGGCGAAAATTACATTGCCTTTCCGCTTTTGAAGCGAAATATCCCCGGTTCCGACTTTTTCGATTTTACATCGGTTTATGGATATACAGGGCCCATTTCGAACATGGATTTTAATGCGCTGGATGATACTTTCATGGAGAATTTTAAAAGTACATTCATTGCGTTTCTAGAAACCGGTCAAAATGTAACTGTGTTTTCCAGGTTGCATCCCTTTTTTAACCAGGAAAGGTTAATGGAGAAGTTTTCAGGCGTACATGCTAATGGAAAAACAGTAGCCATTGATTTAACCACAACCATTGAGAGCCAGCGGGCCGGTTACAGGAAAAGCGTAAAAGAAAAAATCAGGCGATTGCGAAAGCGCGATTATGAAGTCAGGATTTCTACTGATATTAACGATGCCAGTATATTTTCTGAAATATATACCGAAAACATGATTCGCATAGGTGCTAAAGACCATTATCTTTTTAATAATGCCTATTTCGTTGCGCTACTTTCTTCTGATGAATTTGATAGCAAGCTTTTTTTGGTGTATAAAGATGGAATAGCCATATCAGGCGCCATTGTTGTTTGCACAAAAGAAATTATGCAGGTACATCTTTTGGCCACCAGGACCACCTACCTGTTCGAATCGCCAGCCAAATTATTAACTGATGAAATTACGGTAATTGGCAGGCAACTGGGGTATAAATATTTTAACCTCGGCGGTGGTGTTAATTTTAAAGAAGATAATCTTTTCGGTTGGAAAATGGGTTTCTCTAATTTATGCTTCGAATTTAATAGCTGGCGATACATTGCCAATAACGAATTATACCATACACTTTTAAACGAAAGATCACTTGATCCCTTTTCAAATATTGATTTTTTTCCCCTCTACCGTAGTCCTGTAATTGCTTCATAA
- a CDS encoding GNAT family N-acetyltransferase, with amino-acid sequence MLIENNATGTTLQLTLKQKDDWVKYISLAADYDFYHTWHYHAMATNGTPILFVYCEGLNFIAIPLLSRAIQDTPYYDLHCVYGYSGPVSNLKFTDMSDSLKTNFLSAFTAFLQKGSYVSVFCRLHPFFDQNILLQKADGIYENGKTIAINLQQSIEEQRKQYRQTTRDSIKKCRRFGYVAVETTAQEDIAAFAKLYQSNMNRISATDFYLFTEEYFTKLVRSTEFDCKLILVYSNDDIVCGSIIMCTKGIIQGHLIATNANYLRNSPAKFLVDEISELGRKWNMKYYHLGGGLGFKEDSLFEWKQGFSNILLNYYSWRFIANKPIYNQLVEKSGNQLHEGADFFPLYRMLPQ; translated from the coding sequence ATGCTGATTGAAAATAATGCTACAGGCACTACTTTGCAATTAACTTTAAAACAAAAAGATGATTGGGTAAAGTATATTAGCCTGGCTGCCGATTATGATTTTTATCATACCTGGCATTACCATGCTATGGCAACCAATGGGACGCCTATTTTATTTGTGTATTGCGAAGGCCTTAATTTTATCGCTATACCTCTATTATCACGCGCAATACAGGATACCCCATATTACGATTTGCATTGCGTTTATGGTTATTCGGGCCCGGTTTCAAACCTGAAGTTTACCGATATGAGCGACAGCTTGAAAACGAATTTTCTTAGCGCTTTTACGGCCTTTTTACAAAAGGGGAGTTATGTTTCTGTTTTTTGCAGGCTTCATCCTTTTTTCGATCAGAATATACTGTTGCAAAAGGCCGATGGCATCTATGAAAATGGCAAAACGATTGCCATTAACTTACAGCAAAGTATAGAAGAACAACGGAAACAGTACCGGCAAACCACGAGAGATAGCATCAAAAAGTGTAGAAGGTTTGGTTATGTTGCTGTGGAAACTACTGCTCAGGAAGATATTGCTGCTTTTGCTAAACTCTATCAATCGAATATGAACCGCATCAGTGCTACAGATTTCTATCTTTTTACTGAAGAATATTTTACAAAGCTGGTGCGGTCAACAGAATTCGATTGTAAGCTCATCCTGGTTTATTCAAATGATGATATTGTTTGTGGCAGTATCATAATGTGCACCAAAGGCATTATTCAGGGCCACCTGATTGCCACCAATGCAAATTACCTTAGAAATTCTCCAGCTAAATTTTTGGTTGATGAGATTAGTGAATTAGGCCGAAAATGGAACATGAAATACTATCATTTAGGAGGCGGACTTGGTTTTAAAGAAGATTCGCTTTTTGAATGGAAACAGGGTTTTTCAAATATACTTTTAAACTATTATAGCTGGCGTTTTATTGCCAATAAACCTATTTACAATCAGTTAGTAGAAAAATCGGGCAACCAATTACATGAGGGTGCAGATTTTTTTCCCCTTTATAGAATGCTACCACAATAA
- a CDS encoding polysaccharide biosynthesis protein has translation MKKFFFPDTAHSRWLILLIDQMIVVWTLFISIVLTNTLSYTEVFNAGNAVYVALYCFIAAGVFISLRIHTGIIRYSNTEDMLRVFLAVFVTSLLFVSVNKILSQRFQLLWHQMDKALILNFFISSSLLILMRILVKGVFFFFKELKSETKENILIYGSEKKAILIKKAIEQNEDSNLSIVGFIDDNRDRVDKYLEQKKVYHSCSVELLKEKHNIKKILFAEDALNTLNKKKIIDICVNEGIKVIMVPPSDKWLYGKLDSHQLRDLKIEDLLEREPIKLNKKNILKDLSGKCILVTGAAGSIGSEIVRQALQYNPKSVILCDQAETPLHDLKLELEDNFQSANVKIFMANVQNVNRIRTLFELYKPEIVFHAAAYKHVPMMENNPAEAILTNVLGTKNMADISMEFGVEKFVMISTDKAVKPTNVMGASKRLAEIYIQSLNSPEIISTGEITTQASRTRFVTTRFGNVLGSNGSVIPRFKSQIEKRGPITVTDPEITRYFMTIPEAVQLVMEAGAMGKGGEIYLFDMGKPVKIVDLAVNMIKLAGLTPYVDVDVVFTGLRPGEKLYEELLLMEEEIIPTHHPKIKISQKVAYNYLYVNQIIKDLIVLNNDGNDLNMVKKMKEIIPDYISNNSRFEELDLLVAN, from the coding sequence ATGAAAAAGTTCTTTTTCCCAGATACAGCACACTCCAGGTGGTTAATTTTATTGATCGATCAGATGATCGTTGTTTGGACATTGTTCATATCCATCGTATTAACCAATACCTTAAGTTATACTGAAGTTTTTAACGCGGGCAATGCGGTTTATGTAGCGCTTTATTGTTTTATCGCAGCAGGTGTTTTCATTTCTTTAAGAATACACACCGGTATTATACGTTACTCCAATACTGAAGATATGCTGAGGGTTTTTCTTGCCGTTTTTGTAACCAGCTTACTCTTTGTCAGCGTAAACAAGATACTTTCGCAACGTTTTCAATTGCTTTGGCATCAGATGGATAAAGCATTGATATTGAACTTTTTCATCTCCTCATCGTTGCTTATTCTCATGCGTATTTTGGTAAAAGGGGTATTTTTCTTTTTTAAAGAACTCAAATCAGAAACCAAGGAAAATATTCTAATCTACGGATCGGAAAAAAAAGCGATCCTCATCAAAAAAGCAATAGAACAGAATGAAGATTCTAACCTCAGCATTGTTGGCTTTATTGATGATAACAGAGACCGCGTTGATAAATACCTCGAACAGAAAAAGGTATATCATTCTTGCTCAGTTGAACTGTTAAAAGAAAAACACAATATCAAAAAAATACTTTTTGCCGAAGATGCACTAAACACTTTAAACAAAAAGAAGATCATTGATATCTGTGTTAACGAAGGTATTAAGGTAATTATGGTGCCACCATCAGATAAATGGCTGTACGGTAAGTTAGATTCGCACCAGTTGCGCGACCTGAAAATTGAAGATTTATTGGAACGTGAACCCATTAAGCTCAATAAAAAGAATATCCTGAAAGATTTAAGTGGTAAATGTATTTTAGTTACAGGTGCTGCGGGCTCTATCGGATCGGAGATTGTCAGGCAGGCCTTACAGTATAATCCTAAATCGGTAATTCTATGCGACCAGGCGGAAACACCGCTTCACGATTTAAAACTCGAACTGGAAGATAATTTCCAGTCGGCGAACGTGAAGATATTTATGGCCAATGTGCAGAATGTAAACCGGATCAGGACACTATTCGAACTCTATAAACCTGAAATTGTTTTCCATGCTGCGGCTTACAAACATGTGCCCATGATGGAAAATAACCCCGCTGAAGCCATTTTAACAAATGTGCTGGGGACTAAAAATATGGCGGATATCTCAATGGAGTTTGGCGTAGAAAAGTTTGTCATGATTTCTACCGATAAAGCCGTTAAGCCAACCAATGTAATGGGTGCATCTAAACGTTTGGCCGAAATTTATATTCAGTCGCTAAACAGCCCTGAGATTATTTCGACAGGTGAAATTACCACACAAGCTTCGCGTACGCGTTTTGTGACCACCCGTTTTGGAAATGTTTTGGGCTCAAATGGCTCTGTTATCCCAAGATTTAAAAGCCAGATTGAAAAAAGAGGCCCCATTACCGTCACCGATCCTGAAATAACCCGTTACTTTATGACTATTCCTGAAGCGGTACAATTGGTGATGGAAGCCGGAGCAATGGGAAAAGGAGGAGAAATATATCTTTTCGATATGGGCAAGCCGGTTAAGATTGTCGACCTGGCTGTAAATATGATCAAATTAGCGGGTTTAACCCCTTATGTGGATGTCGATGTCGTTTTCACTGGTTTGAGGCCGGGAGAGAAGCTGTATGAAGAACTCTTGCTCATGGAAGAAGAGATTATCCCTACCCATCATCCAAAAATTAAAATATCACAAAAAGTAGCCTACAATTATTTGTACGTTAATCAGATTATTAAAGACCTGATTGTACTGAACAACGATGGCAACGATTTGAATATGGTGAAGAAAATGAAAGAAATTATACCCGATTATATCAGTAATAACTCAAGGTTTGAAGAGTTAGATCTGTTGGTTGCCAATTAA
- a CDS encoding NADPH:quinone reductase, with amino-acid sequence MKAIGFKTSLPITEQESFIEFETAVPQPGGRDILVKINAISVNPVDYKIRQNSAKDTVLESPKVIGWDASGIVEAVGESVTFFKPGDAVYYAGDLTRSGSNAEYQLIDERIVGLKPNTFSNAEAAAMPLTALTAWESLYDRIRINNQKDKGKTILIIGGAGGVGSVAIQLAKKISGLKVITTASRAETKAWCLAMGADLVVDHKNLVEEIRAAGYQEVDFILDFVDLNVYWDAIAKLIKPQGHIVSITGSATPIALNKLKNKSVTFSWEFMYTRSMYQTDDMEEQHHILNKLARLFDDGTLKTTLNTTLKGFTAENLKEAHRLLESGKTIGKVVIEY; translated from the coding sequence ATGAAAGCTATAGGATTTAAAACCTCATTACCCATTACAGAGCAAGAAAGTTTTATCGAATTTGAAACAGCTGTTCCCCAACCAGGCGGACGTGATATCCTGGTGAAGATAAATGCAATCAGTGTAAATCCGGTTGATTATAAAATACGCCAGAATAGTGCTAAAGATACAGTTTTGGAAAGTCCGAAGGTGATTGGATGGGATGCTTCCGGAATAGTAGAAGCTGTTGGAGAGTCGGTTACCTTTTTTAAACCGGGTGATGCGGTTTATTACGCTGGCGATCTTACCCGCAGTGGTAGCAATGCCGAATATCAATTGATTGATGAGCGGATTGTAGGCTTAAAACCTAACACATTTAGCAATGCCGAAGCTGCCGCTATGCCCCTAACCGCACTTACAGCATGGGAATCGTTGTACGACCGCATCCGCATTAACAATCAAAAAGATAAGGGAAAAACAATACTCATTATTGGAGGTGCCGGTGGTGTAGGTTCAGTTGCGATACAGCTCGCAAAAAAAATAAGCGGGCTAAAGGTAATTACTACCGCTTCGCGTGCTGAAACCAAAGCATGGTGCCTGGCTATGGGAGCGGATTTGGTGGTAGACCATAAAAACCTGGTAGAAGAAATACGTGCAGCAGGTTATCAGGAAGTAGATTTTATACTCGATTTTGTTGACTTAAATGTTTATTGGGATGCCATAGCAAAATTGATCAAACCACAAGGCCATATCGTTTCGATTACGGGTTCGGCTACTCCAATTGCGCTGAATAAGTTAAAAAATAAAAGTGTTACTTTTTCGTGGGAATTCATGTACACCCGTTCGATGTACCAAACCGACGACATGGAAGAACAGCATCATATTTTAAATAAACTTGCCAGACTTTTTGATGACGGCACGCTTAAAACCACTTTAAATACCACGCTGAAAGGCTTCACAGCTGAAAACCTGAAAGAAGCACACCGTTTGCTGGAAAGCGGAAAAACGATTGGTAAGGTAGTAATCGAATATTAA
- a CDS encoding AraC family transcriptional regulator has translation MNRETLHEPFEIVYKKLDECPKEGHKHLFFELVYILSGTGKQCINNNKFDYYAGHMFLITPEDCHSFEIESTTEFFFLRFGNVYIRSKEFRTDDVQRMEYILQNASHQPGCILKNFSDKPFIRSLIDAMMAEYINRDLYNKELIAKMVDTMIVMVARNIAKYLPAAIKEDAEEKTLALLNYIQANIYHPEKLRAEKLSSQFGISEHYFGKYFKKHTHETLQQYIANLRIKLIEARLRFSNMRINEIAYELGFTDESHLNKFFKSQRGLSLKAFRNSLAA, from the coding sequence ATGAATAGAGAAACTTTACACGAACCTTTTGAAATTGTTTATAAGAAGTTAGACGAATGCCCAAAGGAAGGTCATAAACATTTGTTTTTCGAACTCGTATACATTTTATCGGGTACTGGAAAACAATGTATCAATAATAATAAATTTGATTATTATGCTGGCCATATGTTTCTGATTACGCCGGAAGATTGCCATTCGTTTGAGATAGAAAGCACTACCGAATTTTTCTTTCTGCGTTTTGGAAATGTATATATCCGTTCGAAAGAATTCCGTACCGATGATGTGCAGCGGATGGAATATATTCTGCAGAATGCCAGTCACCAGCCTGGTTGTATTCTTAAAAACTTTTCAGACAAACCGTTTATCCGGTCGCTTATTGATGCGATGATGGCCGAGTATATAAACCGCGACTTGTATAACAAGGAGTTAATTGCAAAAATGGTAGATACGATGATTGTGATGGTGGCGCGGAATATTGCCAAATACCTGCCTGCTGCCATTAAGGAAGATGCCGAGGAGAAAACCCTGGCCTTATTAAACTATATTCAGGCAAATATTTATCATCCTGAGAAGTTAAGGGCTGAAAAACTAAGCAGCCAGTTTGGTATTTCTGAGCATTATTTTGGTAAATATTTCAAGAAACATACCCACGAAACCCTGCAGCAATATATTGCCAATTTAAGGATTAAACTTATCGAAGCACGTTTGCGTTTCAGTAATATGCGCATCAACGAAATTGCCTATGAGCTGGGCTTTACAGATGAAAGTCATTTGAACAAATTTTTCAAATCGCAAAGAGGATTAAGCCTTAAAGCGTTCAGGAATTCGCTTGCGGCTTAA
- a CDS encoding Cro/Cl family transcriptional regulator, with protein sequence MDAKMIGNKIAGARKKINMSQAGLARHVFVSPQAVGKWERGESMPDIITLNQLAKILDVDLNYFSANPAAANAISEKEQEKIAVKGLTDSSQPQLLTNFSGNDLASTDFAGVVAHQLKFNGSNLRSSDFSGADLTGSSFLGSDAREANFTGANLTDCSLSATDLTAANFDQAILLRTKFYALELAGAKISNTKLREVKLSKTDLRKTVFENCIFEGVDFDYSDLRGLSLDGQTFTGVLFHNAALNDTTFKGATLKNVSFRSTFALTNKYYRAIKTICFEGATMDKLTYASLKGLGADLFKVNLM encoded by the coding sequence ATGGATGCAAAAATGATCGGTAATAAAATTGCCGGAGCACGAAAAAAAATAAATATGTCTCAGGCCGGACTTGCCAGACATGTATTTGTAAGCCCGCAGGCCGTTGGAAAATGGGAGCGGGGAGAATCGATGCCAGACATTATCACCTTGAACCAACTCGCCAAGATTCTGGATGTAGATCTCAATTATTTTTCAGCAAACCCGGCTGCTGCAAATGCCATTAGTGAAAAGGAACAGGAAAAAATAGCGGTAAAGGGTTTAACAGATTCATCTCAGCCACAACTGCTGACTAATTTCAGTGGCAACGATCTTGCCAGTACCGATTTTGCAGGTGTTGTGGCGCATCAGCTGAAATTTAACGGGAGTAATTTACGCAGCTCAGATTTTAGTGGCGCCGACCTGACTGGAAGTTCGTTTCTGGGTAGCGATGCCCGTGAAGCGAATTTTACAGGTGCAAACCTTACCGATTGCAGCCTGTCGGCTACTGATCTGACAGCTGCTAATTTTGATCAGGCCATTTTGCTGCGTACAAAGTTTTATGCCTTAGAACTGGCCGGAGCAAAAATCAGCAATACCAAACTAAGGGAGGTTAAACTCAGCAAGACCGATTTGAGGAAGACCGTTTTTGAAAACTGCATATTTGAGGGTGTAGACTTTGACTATTCCGATTTGCGCGGACTTAGTTTGGACGGGCAGACTTTTACAGGCGTGCTGTTTCACAATGCAGCGCTCAACGATACTACATTTAAAGGTGCAACACTTAAAAATGTATCTTTCCGCTCTACCTTCGCCCTTACCAATAAATATTACCGGGCCATTAAAACAATCTGCTTTGAAGGGGCAACGATGGATAAATTAACCTATGCTTCACTCAAAGGTTTGGGTGCTGATTTATTTAAGGTTAACCTGATGTAA
- a CDS encoding polyketide cyclase, translating into MSNNQVSLHRVIKASPEKVYRAFVEPVALASWMPPYGFLGTVHQMEVKVGGTFKMSFQNFTTGNSNSFGGEYIEVRPNELLIFTDKFDDPKLPGTLTNTIRLKKTSVGTELEILQENIPAAIPAEMCYLGWQESLEKLIKLVEPEIPEG; encoded by the coding sequence ATGTCTAACAACCAAGTTTCATTGCACAGGGTAATTAAAGCATCTCCAGAAAAAGTATATCGCGCTTTCGTTGAGCCAGTAGCACTCGCTTCCTGGATGCCGCCTTACGGTTTCCTGGGTACAGTACACCAGATGGAGGTAAAGGTGGGCGGTACTTTTAAAATGTCGTTCCAGAATTTCACCACCGGCAACAGTAATTCTTTCGGTGGAGAGTACATCGAGGTTCGGCCGAATGAACTGCTTATATTCACCGATAAGTTTGACGATCCTAAGCTGCCTGGAACACTTACGAATACGATTCGGTTAAAAAAGACTTCTGTAGGTACAGAATTGGAAATTTTACAGGAAAATATACCAGCAGCTATACCTGCCGAAATGTGTTATCTGGGTTGGCAGGAATCGTTAGAAAAACTGATCAAGCTGGTGGAACCGGAAATACCTGAGGGTTAA